The Romeriopsis navalis LEGE 11480 genome segment GTTGAATCCAGCGAATCATTCTGATAAAGCACTACTGCATGCGATGGCGCATCGACCACCAACACCGATAGGACAGAACCAGTACAAATCAAAGCTAATGGTTTGAGCGGATCAATTAACCAGCGCATCATATGTGCTCTCAAACAAATCTAATAAACACAGCGAATTTAAAACTGAGCTCAAGCACTAAAGCGGTTTCAACCAGCACTCGGCCAATCCGGGGCAATAATTCGCAAAGGAATCAATAGTCATGGCTGTTGGAAAAGCGCACAGCCGCAAATCAAAAAATGCATACTGACAAAGTAGGCAAAACGGATCCAAAAGATCAAACGGACAAACTAGAAACGACGGCGATTCAACGCTGAGGTGGTTTGTACGTAACAGGTGAACAGCAGACGAGACCGGTAAAGTCAGAACAACTCAATGTCCAATCGTCCATCAACTCAAAAAAGTTAAGGGATGAACAACACCCAACGATTGCTCTTACAATCTGAGTAAACCCAATTCGGGAGAAATACCGACGTCTTCAAAGACTCTTGAAATTAAGAGTCTGAAAAATAAGCGTAGTCAATCGCAAGAAGTAATTCTTAGGTGTGAGTAAACGCACGATAAAAAAGCACATGAACCGCTGACGAGCGCCAAGATTGCTACTTTTTAAGTGATAAAAGCCCGTAAATCCCCATGATTTTAAGCAAATCAAATAGAATTTTGAGGAATAACACTTGACGAGATATCTATATAGGTATTTTCAACGAGTCATCCGCAGGTATGCTTAAAGCTTGAGTAAAGATGTCAAATTAATTACGAAGTTCCTACGGGAGCGGCTTTTAGAAATTGCTGTAGACTACGGTATCTTCAACCTTGGCTCAATAGCGCAAAATGTCACTATCTAAATTGTCCCCTAAGCTATCGAAACGAGTTTCGACAGCGATTATGAATGCCCTTAGTTCCGGGGTTGTTCCTCGGGTTGGGTTAGATCACATTGCCGTCGGGCGTGATCAAGAACTGAAGCTGCTCAAAAGCGATTTAGAGAATATCGCGGCGGGGGGAGCAACATTTCGATTTGTGATTGGTCGCTATGGAGCCGGGAAGAGCTTCATGCTGCAACTGCTACGTAACACAGCCCTGAACCAAGGCTTTGTGGTCGCAGATGCCGATATTACGCCAGAACGACGCTTGGTTGGTAGCGGTGGATCAGGCCTCGCGACATATCGCGAATTAATTCATCACTTATCGACAAAAAGTCGCCCCGGTGGCGGCGCGCTCAGTGTCATTTTGGAGCGTTGGATTGCAGGAATCCAAAATCAAGTTGCCAAGGAATCTGGCAAGCGTCCTACCGATGAAGGATTTGATGATTTAGTCGAGGATAAAATTCGAGAAGTGACCCAAGATGTTGCGGATCTGGTCAACGGCTTTGAATTTGCCTCTGTCATCATTGCTTACTGGTCGGGCTATCGCAACGATGATCCAACGAAAAAAGAATCGGCATTGCGCTGGCTGCGGGGTGAATTTGCAACTCGGACTGAAGCCCGCGCCGCGCTTGGAGTGCGGGTAATCATCGATGATGATACTTGGTATGACTACATCAAGCTCATGGCCAAATTTGTTGCCGACATTGGCTATAACGGCTTGATCATTATGTTGGATGAAGCAATTCACTTAGCCAAGATTCCGGCCTCGGTCACACGCCAAAATAATTACGATAAGCTGTTGGCAATTTTTAATGATTCCATGCAGGGACATGTAGCCCATCTCGGTACGCTAATTGGCGGTACCCCGCAGTTTTTGGAAGACCCACGGCGAGGACTATTTACTGATCCGGCATGGCAGCGGCGAACGAGTCAGAGTCGCTTATTGGCACAGTCCGGTATCAAAGATGAAATTGCGCCGGTCATTCGGCTCGAACCGCTGGATCAAAAGGATCTCGCCAAGTTGCTCAAACGACTATCAGATGTACATCAAACGCATTACAGTTACCAATCGAAACTCAGTACACAGGATTTTAAGAATGTGTTGCGGGTGATTGGCGATCGGATGGGCGCAGAAGCATTCCTGACACCGGGCGAAATTGTTCGTGATTTCATTGGCGTTTTAAACGTTCTCCACCAAAACCCGAAGATTTCGATCACTGAATTATTAAAACTTGATCCGCCTAAACCCTCACATTCAGGCAAGAAGGGCAAGGTTGATGTCAATTCTGATTTTGCCGAGTTTAGTATTTAAGCAGCGACGATCAACTGGACTGCACATTACTTAATCTGACATTAGTGATGACGATTTCAAGCGAAGAAAGCTGACTCTGAGTTTAGAGTCAGCCGGTTACTCTATTTCACAGATACGTACAAGAAGCTGATGCTAGATTGGGCAAACGGCCTTGTTATTGGCATTAAGGACAATCGAGCCTTCTGCACCATTCAGCATGAATGGCACTGACTGCTCACCCACAACACGCATTAGTTTGGGCTTTTGCTGCAGACAATTGCGGATACCCGCGGTCCAGGCCGCTAAGTTCCAATTTTCCTTGCCGGTATAACGATCGCTGATCGGGGTGCTGGACAAAACATTCACATCTTGAGCCACTTTCAAGGCGATCGGCAATGTGAAGTCGCCAGCCTGAATCGGCGATGGCTCTGGCATTGAAACAGTCGCCACACCTGTGATGCTCTCTTCAGGCAATACCTGAGTCATCGCAGCTGGCACGGGCCCGTTTGTCGTCGTCGCAGTTGGCGCGGCCATCGGTGCGGTTGGCGTGCTTTCCAAGGTGGGCAATGGCATTGATTCCGATTCACTCGGTTGAGTCACCTCTGGCGCGGCCACTTCTGTCGGCAAAGTCGGCGGCACTGCGGGTGTAGTGGTTGGGGCGATCGGCGTTGTCGCCGGTGCCTCAACCGACTCAACGGTAGGCTTATCTGGCATTTCGACGATGGCATCAGCCGGCTCAGGAGGCGATGCTTTAGGCATGGTCAAAGGGGCTGCTTCCGTGGTGGGAGCAGCAACATCAGCCTTGGGCATATCCGGTGCCATCTGGGCGATCGCTGGCATATTTGAAACGACAACTGCACTGCCGAGAATAATCGCAGCATAAGAACGCAATTTCATCACTAAAATTCTCCTAACCTAAGTTTTGACATGTCTTTGCTAAGTCGTGCTCACACCCAGTGATGATCAATCCAAAAACTCAATCACTCGGCTGACTTAGCGGGAATAAGTGCGTTAACTGTCAAACTTGCGTAAACCTTAAACGAAGTTGAAATCCCGAATCTATCTATCTAAAGGGGGAAGATTAAATTCAAATATATAACCTTAGATAGACTTTGTTGCTGTTTGGGAACTTCTGCTAAATCAATCCGTCTGTAGGAAATTTTCTCGTCTGGAGTAGACTGAACAGCAAGTAATTTTTCTGCTTGTAGTAACAGTGGGAAATTCTATCTTGATCCACATTGTTAGCTCCAAGCGACTGAACGAATGCTCCCAACTGATTTACTAATGCATCGCTGGAGTGGCGACACTGTTGTTCCAAAACGTTTGGCGATCGATGACACGAATTTGGCGATCGCCCAAAACCTAATTGAGCTATTTCAAGCCCATCAGGGCAAATCACGGGGGGAACTCAACCAGCAATTGCAGGAACTCGAAGGGGAAGACACGGATTACCGCTTGAAGCGAGGACTCGCCCATTTATTGAGTAATTCCTTTAGTGAGTTTGAAACAGTCAGTCCGCTAGAGCCGCCAATGCTACGCGATCGGGTCTTTGCACTCTCGGCTCAAAGTATTCCGAGCAATGCCCAAACCACAGTCACCCTGGAAAAAGTCGCCGCGAATCTGACCCAAGAACTCGGCCATGAAGTGTTGGCGGAGCAAGTCCGGAAGGGACTCTACGCTGACCTCAAGGAAAATCAACTGCTAACGCAATTCGAGACGCCAACGTCAGAGGCCCTGCTGCATCGCTATAACTTGTCGCAAGTGCAGGGGGTGTTTTACCGGGCCAGCCAAGTTTGTATTAATGCCCACCGCAATGATCCAGGGGAATATAAGCTGCTGTTTCGCTATATGAAATTGTTTCAGCTGATGACTTATATCGAGGGGGATGCGGATACGGGCTTTACGCTGACGATCGATGGCCCTACAAGTTTATTTAACGCTTCAACCCGCTACGGTTTGGCCATGGCAAAATTGCTCCCGGCTTTGCTACATGTGACCAAGTGGGATTTAGAGAGTGAGTTACAGATTAAGGATAGTTATAGCGGCGATCGCCGAAAGGGCAAGTTTACGATCGATGCCGAATGTGGCTTGGTCACACACTACCCACCGGGGAAACCCTACGACAGTATGTTGGAGCAGAGTTTTGTCGAGAAGTGGAATAAGGCGAAAACGGAGTGGAAGCTGGAGCGGGAAGTGGATCTGGTGCCGATTCCCGGTAGCGTAATGATTCCGGATTTCCGGGTAGTGCATCCCGATGGGCGAACATTGCTGCTGGAAATCGTCGGTTATTGGCGACCCGAGTATCTCAAGAAAAAATTTGCCCAGGTGATGAAATCCGATCGTGATGACATTATTTTGGCGGTTTCTGAGCGCTTGAATCTCGCTAAAGCGGGGGTTGATTTTAACAAGACTCCAGCCCAGGTGATTTGGTTCAAGGACAAGCTGCTGCCCAAGCAAGTATTGGACCTTTTGGAACCCTAAACTCAATCAGCAGATCAGTCACGAACGAAACACCAGGCAACATCAAGGCGTTATCCTAGGACAGTACTAAAAAGAGACGATCGAAGACGCAATGCAAGGACCTGTTCATGTAATTGGTGGTGGCCTCGCAGGCACCGAAGCCACCTGGCAAATTGCCCGTGCGGGTGTGCCCGTTGTGCTGCACGAAATGCGTCCGGTCGAAACCAGCCCCGCCCACCATTCGGAACATGTTGCCGAACTCGTCTGTAGCAACTCCTTCGGTGCGCAAGCCACCGATCGTGCCTCTGGCCTACTCCACGAAGAACTACGTCGCCTCGGTTCGGTGGTGATTGGCAAAGCCGACGAGCATCAGGTTCCCGCCGGTGGTGCTTTGGCCGTCGATCGCGGTCAATTTAGCCGTGACCTGACTCAAGCACTAGAATCACACCCATTAGTGGAATTTCGTCGGGAAATGGTCCCTTCAATTCCCGCAGATGGCATCGTGGTTTTGACGACTGGCCCACTCACCAGCCCTGCACTGGCTGATGACTTGCAGCGGTTCACCGGGATGCAGTACATGAGCTTTTTCGATGCGGCTAGCCCGATCATCGTTGGTGACTCGATTAATCATGATGTCGCCTTTATGGCTTCTCGCTACGATCGGGGAGAAGCCGCCTACCTCAACTGCCCGATGGATAAGAAGCAGTATCTCACTTTCTGGA includes the following:
- a CDS encoding ATP-binding protein, with protein sequence MSLSKLSPKLSKRVSTAIMNALSSGVVPRVGLDHIAVGRDQELKLLKSDLENIAAGGATFRFVIGRYGAGKSFMLQLLRNTALNQGFVVADADITPERRLVGSGGSGLATYRELIHHLSTKSRPGGGALSVILERWIAGIQNQVAKESGKRPTDEGFDDLVEDKIREVTQDVADLVNGFEFASVIIAYWSGYRNDDPTKKESALRWLRGEFATRTEARAALGVRVIIDDDTWYDYIKLMAKFVADIGYNGLIIMLDEAIHLAKIPASVTRQNNYDKLLAIFNDSMQGHVAHLGTLIGGTPQFLEDPRRGLFTDPAWQRRTSQSRLLAQSGIKDEIAPVIRLEPLDQKDLAKLLKRLSDVHQTHYSYQSKLSTQDFKNVLRVIGDRMGAEAFLTPGEIVRDFIGVLNVLHQNPKISITELLKLDPPKPSHSGKKGKVDVNSDFAEFSI
- a CDS encoding DUF790 family protein; the protein is MLPTDLLMHRWSGDTVVPKRLAIDDTNLAIAQNLIELFQAHQGKSRGELNQQLQELEGEDTDYRLKRGLAHLLSNSFSEFETVSPLEPPMLRDRVFALSAQSIPSNAQTTVTLEKVAANLTQELGHEVLAEQVRKGLYADLKENQLLTQFETPTSEALLHRYNLSQVQGVFYRASQVCINAHRNDPGEYKLLFRYMKLFQLMTYIEGDADTGFTLTIDGPTSLFNASTRYGLAMAKLLPALLHVTKWDLESELQIKDSYSGDRRKGKFTIDAECGLVTHYPPGKPYDSMLEQSFVEKWNKAKTEWKLEREVDLVPIPGSVMIPDFRVVHPDGRTLLLEIVGYWRPEYLKKKFAQVMKSDRDDIILAVSERLNLAKAGVDFNKTPAQVIWFKDKLLPKQVLDLLEP